The following proteins are co-located in the Rhodococcus opacus B4 genome:
- a CDS encoding (Fe-S)-binding protein, translating to MNALTITLGTIGVLLSLVCWFSFITGALKMVNVVRIGQSAPDRWRPFFPRFKQMCVEFIAHTRMSKFRTVGWAHWLVMVGFMLGAVVWFEAYGQTFDPAFHWPLVGNTAVYHFIDEILGLGTVIGITTLIVIRQLNHPRVPARLSRFGGSDFRAAYFVEAVVLIEGLGMIFVKAGKIATYGHSNPWTDFFTMNLAKLLPASPNMVAFFAFVKLMSGMIWLYVVGRNITWGVAWHRFAAFANIYFKREDDGDVALGAAKPMMSGGKPINMEDADPDTDTFGAGNIEDFSWKGWLDFTTCTECGRCQSQCPAWNTGKPLSPKLLITSLRDHGYAKAPYLLAGGRKDMGGDEVGLVNGEGAVDDAKLAAIPEAARQEAERKLVGETVEGELAPVIDAETLWSCTNCGACVEQCPVDIEHVDHIIDMRRYQVLIESEFPSELAGLFKNLENKGNPWGQNSKDRLNWISEMDFEIPVFGQDADSFEDYEYLFWVGCAGAYEDRAKKTTKAVAELLATAGVKFMVLGADETCTGDSARRAGNEFLFQQLAMQNIELLNSVFDGVEQRKRKIVVTCAHCFNALGNEYPEVGGEYEVVHHTQLLNRLVRQKKLIPVASVSEDITYHDPCFLGRHNKVYDAPRELMEASGAKLKEMPRHGERSMCCGAGGARMWMEENIGKRINIDRVDEALSTDPKKIATGCPFCRVMLTDGVTARQESGQGEGVEVVDVAQLMLSSITRLEPEKLTENIKVVPREKPATPVAAEAKAEVVEKERVEEVEEAAATPAATEAPAGKGLAMKGLAKAPGAKAPGAKAPGAKAPGKGLGMAGGAKAPGAKAPGKGLGMAGGAKAPGAKKAAPAAAADGGSDAPAAEAPKPKGLGLAGGAKAPGGKGLQMKGAAKAPGAKAAAPAADAPAAAAPVAETPVQDAPAAKPKGLGLASGAKAPGKGLQMKGKAKAPGAKAAPADAPAEPAAAEPQVADTSATPEAPAAEAPAAETPKAPPAAKAGGLGFKSGAKAPGARKSAAPKAAAPKAEAPEASPAEAPQAEAPKTEAPAAEAPKVEESNGDGTNGKAPQTGQAPPQAKPGGLGFKAGAKAPGRKS from the coding sequence ATGAATGCCCTGACGATCACGTTGGGCACCATCGGCGTGCTGCTGAGCCTCGTATGTTGGTTCTCCTTCATCACAGGCGCATTGAAGATGGTCAACGTCGTCCGGATCGGCCAGTCGGCCCCGGATCGATGGCGCCCGTTCTTCCCGCGCTTCAAGCAGATGTGTGTCGAATTCATCGCCCACACGCGCATGAGCAAGTTCCGCACCGTCGGCTGGGCTCACTGGCTGGTCATGGTCGGCTTCATGCTCGGAGCCGTCGTGTGGTTCGAGGCGTACGGGCAGACATTCGACCCGGCGTTCCACTGGCCGCTGGTCGGTAACACGGCCGTCTACCACTTCATCGACGAGATCCTGGGTCTCGGCACGGTCATCGGTATCACCACGCTGATCGTGATCCGCCAGCTCAACCACCCCCGCGTGCCCGCGCGGCTGTCCCGTTTCGGTGGCTCCGACTTCCGGGCCGCGTACTTCGTCGAGGCCGTCGTCCTCATCGAGGGCCTCGGCATGATCTTCGTGAAGGCCGGCAAGATCGCCACCTACGGCCACTCGAACCCGTGGACCGACTTCTTCACGATGAACCTCGCGAAGCTGCTTCCCGCGAGCCCGAACATGGTGGCGTTCTTCGCCTTCGTCAAGCTGATGTCGGGCATGATCTGGCTCTACGTCGTCGGCCGCAACATCACCTGGGGTGTCGCCTGGCACCGGTTCGCGGCGTTCGCGAACATCTACTTCAAGCGTGAGGACGACGGCGACGTCGCACTCGGCGCCGCCAAGCCCATGATGTCCGGTGGCAAGCCCATCAACATGGAGGACGCCGATCCCGACACCGACACGTTCGGCGCCGGCAACATCGAGGACTTCTCCTGGAAGGGCTGGCTGGACTTCACCACCTGCACCGAGTGCGGCCGCTGCCAGTCGCAGTGCCCCGCGTGGAACACCGGCAAGCCGCTGTCTCCGAAGCTGCTCATCACGTCGCTGCGCGACCACGGTTACGCCAAGGCTCCGTACCTGCTCGCCGGAGGCCGCAAGGACATGGGCGGCGACGAAGTCGGCCTGGTGAACGGCGAAGGCGCCGTCGACGACGCCAAGCTGGCGGCGATCCCCGAGGCGGCCCGTCAGGAGGCCGAGCGCAAGCTGGTCGGCGAGACCGTCGAAGGCGAACTGGCCCCGGTCATCGACGCCGAGACGCTGTGGAGCTGCACCAACTGCGGCGCGTGCGTCGAGCAGTGCCCCGTCGACATCGAACACGTCGACCACATCATCGACATGCGCCGCTACCAGGTGCTGATCGAGTCGGAGTTCCCGTCCGAGCTGGCCGGCCTGTTCAAGAACCTCGAGAACAAGGGCAACCCCTGGGGTCAGAACTCCAAGGACCGTCTCAACTGGATCAGTGAGATGGACTTCGAGATCCCCGTGTTCGGCCAGGATGCGGACAGCTTCGAGGACTACGAGTACCTCTTCTGGGTCGGCTGCGCCGGCGCCTACGAGGACCGCGCCAAGAAGACCACGAAGGCCGTCGCCGAACTCCTCGCCACCGCAGGCGTGAAGTTCATGGTGCTCGGTGCCGACGAGACGTGCACCGGCGACTCCGCTCGCCGCGCCGGAAACGAATTCCTGTTCCAGCAGCTCGCCATGCAGAACATCGAGCTGCTGAACTCGGTCTTCGACGGCGTCGAGCAGCGCAAGCGCAAGATCGTCGTCACCTGCGCCCACTGCTTCAACGCGCTCGGCAACGAGTACCCGGAGGTCGGCGGCGAGTACGAGGTGGTTCACCACACCCAGCTGCTCAACCGTCTGGTCCGCCAGAAGAAGCTGATTCCGGTCGCGTCCGTCAGCGAGGACATCACCTACCACGACCCCTGCTTCCTCGGACGCCACAACAAGGTGTACGACGCTCCCCGCGAGCTGATGGAAGCGTCCGGCGCGAAGCTGAAGGAAATGCCGCGTCACGGCGAACGATCCATGTGCTGTGGTGCCGGTGGCGCCCGCATGTGGATGGAAGAGAACATCGGCAAGCGCATCAACATCGACCGGGTCGACGAGGCGCTCAGCACCGATCCGAAGAAGATCGCGACCGGCTGCCCGTTCTGCCGCGTCATGCTCACCGACGGCGTCACCGCCCGCCAGGAGTCCGGCCAGGGTGAGGGCGTCGAGGTCGTGGACGTCGCCCAGCTGATGCTCTCGTCCATCACGCGTCTCGAGCCCGAGAAGCTGACCGAGAACATCAAGGTCGTCCCCCGCGAGAAGCCGGCGACACCCGTGGCAGCCGAAGCAAAGGCCGAGGTCGTCGAGAAGGAGCGCGTCGAAGAGGTCGAGGAGGCCGCCGCAACGCCGGCCGCCACCGAAGCTCCGGCGGGCAAGGGTCTGGCGATGAAGGGCCTGGCCAAGGCACCGGGCGCGAAAGCTCCCGGCGCGAAGGCACCCGGGGCGAAGGCACCCGGCAAGGGTCTCGGCATGGCGGGCGGCGCGAAAGCTCCCGGTGCCAAGGCTCCCGGCAAGGGTCTCGGCATGGCGGGCGGCGCGAAGGCGCCCGGCGCCAAGAAGGCCGCTCCCGCTGCGGCCGCCGACGGCGGCTCCGACGCTCCGGCAGCGGAGGCACCCAAGCCGAAGGGCCTCGGGCTCGCCGGTGGTGCGAAGGCACCGGGCGGCAAGGGTCTGCAGATGAAGGGTGCCGCCAAGGCTCCCGGCGCGAAGGCCGCCGCTCCGGCTGCCGATGCACCGGCCGCAGCGGCTCCCGTCGCGGAAACCCCCGTTCAGGACGCCCCCGCGGCGAAGCCGAAGGGTCTCGGTCTGGCGTCCGGGGCCAAGGCTCCCGGTAAGGGTCTGCAGATGAAGGGCAAGGCGAAGGCTCCCGGGGCGAAGGCCGCTCCCGCGGACGCACCGGCCGAGCCGGCTGCCGCCGAGCCCCAGGTCGCCGACACCTCCGCGACCCCGGAGGCACCCGCGGCAGAGGCACCCGCGGCGGAGACTCCGAAGGCACCCCCGGCGGCGAAGGCCGGTGGACTCGGATTCAAGAGCGGCGCCAAGGCTCCCGGAGCCCGCAAGTCCGCGGCTCCCAAGGCCGCAGCGCCGAAGGCCGAGGCACCCGAGGCGTCGCCTGCTGAAGCACCCCAGGCGGAAGCGCCGAAGACCGAAGCTCCCGCGGCCGAGGCTCCGAAGGTAGAGGAGTCGAACGGCGACGGGACCAACGGCAAGGCACCGCAGACGGGGCAGGCCCCGCCGCAGGCCAAGCCCGGTGGACTCGGTTTCAAGGCAGGCGCGAAGGCACCGGGCCGGAAGAGCTAG
- a CDS encoding S1 family peptidase, with amino-acid sequence MRSSIARRAAVFGSAALLLLGPVTASAQADPVEPGVSGQAAKLPAELIDAISRDLSLSPDQYLEHSELGQKLAEFAKIARTQFPDAFAGTWLDDAGTPIVGLADGADKEAAVAAAEKAGFQVKDVAQSESSLQEQVKSLDGWLDTQPPAVADLVRGVAIDIVNNDLVLRADNAGGLQLPDFLKGARVVQSPATAAPLPSTDLTPIAEPLPADALLGGDAYGSLGGGVGLRCSLGFNGTDGSGRPVNITAGHCDPNRAAAGTAEASEAFSLVGGGTGPRIGTFAKTSLDIHDYSIIRADDNAARRFENNGVRVPGAAPVAITGTADPVVGAPVCKSGLTTGFTCGRVTSVAQTVSVGERTLADSFSTSMCALQGDSGGTIVTGTLALGISSASNVGQYPICQVADVVTFVLGESPELFATPINEVLAENPGLRVRTS; translated from the coding sequence ATGCGAAGCTCCATCGCACGTCGTGCCGCCGTGTTCGGCTCCGCCGCGCTGCTGCTCCTCGGTCCGGTCACCGCCTCCGCTCAGGCCGATCCGGTCGAGCCGGGAGTGTCCGGCCAGGCCGCCAAGCTGCCAGCGGAATTGATCGACGCAATTTCGCGTGATCTGTCGCTGAGCCCGGATCAGTACCTGGAGCACTCCGAGCTGGGCCAGAAGCTGGCCGAGTTCGCGAAGATCGCCCGCACCCAGTTCCCGGACGCCTTCGCCGGAACGTGGCTCGACGACGCAGGCACCCCGATCGTGGGGCTCGCCGACGGCGCCGACAAGGAGGCCGCCGTCGCCGCAGCCGAGAAGGCCGGCTTCCAGGTGAAGGATGTGGCACAGAGCGAGAGCAGCCTGCAGGAGCAGGTGAAGTCGCTCGACGGATGGCTCGACACCCAGCCGCCCGCCGTCGCCGATCTCGTGCGCGGCGTCGCCATCGACATCGTGAACAACGATCTCGTGCTCCGCGCCGACAACGCGGGCGGGTTGCAGCTTCCGGACTTCCTGAAGGGCGCCCGCGTCGTGCAGTCGCCTGCCACGGCCGCTCCGCTGCCGTCCACCGACCTCACCCCCATCGCCGAACCGCTTCCCGCCGACGCCCTGCTGGGCGGCGACGCGTACGGCTCGCTCGGCGGCGGAGTCGGACTGCGCTGCTCGCTCGGGTTCAACGGCACCGACGGCTCGGGCCGGCCGGTGAACATCACGGCAGGGCACTGCGACCCCAACCGGGCCGCTGCGGGCACCGCGGAGGCGTCGGAGGCGTTCTCGCTCGTCGGGGGTGGCACCGGTCCGCGGATCGGCACGTTCGCCAAGACCAGCCTGGATATTCACGACTACTCGATCATCCGCGCCGACGACAATGCGGCACGGCGGTTCGAGAACAACGGCGTCCGGGTTCCCGGTGCGGCGCCGGTCGCGATCACCGGAACCGCCGACCCGGTCGTCGGCGCACCGGTGTGCAAGTCGGGTCTGACCACCGGCTTCACCTGCGGTCGCGTCACGTCCGTCGCGCAGACCGTCTCCGTCGGTGAGCGCACGCTCGCCGACAGCTTCTCGACGAGCATGTGCGCCCTGCAGGGCGACAGCGGCGGCACGATCGTGACCGGCACGCTGGCACTCGGCATCTCGAGCGCCTCCAACGTCGGGCAGTACCCGATCTGCCAGGTCGCGGACGTCGTCACGTTCGTCCTCGGCGAGAGCCCCGAATTGTTCGCGACGCCGATCAACGAGGTGCTGGCGGAGAACCCGGGTCTGCGCGTGCGCACCTCGTAA